The following coding sequences are from one Diabrotica virgifera virgifera chromosome 2, PGI_DIABVI_V3a window:
- the LOC114324658 gene encoding xaa-Pro dipeptidase-like, with product MANKHIGTLTMGPHTLEIPPILYETNRKRLVERLKKVIANSVVLLQGGSEISVYDSDTSYIFRQEAYFNWCFGVTEADCYGIVDVVTGDCHLFFPRLPIEYAVWMGPLTPLDEFKKKYNSQYVHYVDELKQVLETLNREALLTLNGVNSDSGLISKAATFEGIDNFKVDNKVLFSIIADLRVIKTDYELDVLEYVCGITSAAHRHVMRFAKAGTFEYQCESEFLNYCYKHGGCRHVAYTCICASGINSAILHYGHAGAPNNYQLENGKLCLFDMGGEYFGYAADITVTFPVNGKFSPQQIIIYESVLKSNQAVLKAIKPGVLWRDMHLLANRVLLEDLTRGGLLQGSVDDMMEADIAAIFEPHGLGHLIGLNVHDVGGYLEGNPERSTRPGLKSLRTSRILEKNMVLTVEPGCYFINMLLDNALADCYKSKFFVKDVINTYRNFGGVRIEDNVIVTEDGIRNLTKVPRTVQEVEDWIAGKDEDNKYT from the coding sequence ATGGCAAACAAACATATAGGAACTCTGACTATGGGTCCTCATACTTTAGAAATTCCCCCAATACTATACGAAACCAATAGAAAAAGACTCGTCGAACgactaaaaaaagttatagcgAACTCTGTTGTGCTTCTCCAAGGTGGATCTGAGATTTCCGTCTATGACTCGGACACAAGCTACATATTCAGACAGGAAGCTTACTTCAATTGGTGTTTTGGAGTTACTGAAGCTGACTGCTACGGAATTGTAGACGTTGTAACAGGAGATTGCCATTTATTCTTTCCACGTCTTCCAATAGAGTATGCGGTGTGGATGGGTCCTCTCACTCCTTTGGATGAATTTAAAAAGAAGTATAACTCACAATATGTACACTACGTGGATGAACTAAAGCAGGTACTTGAAACCCTCAACAGAGAAGCTTTACTGACGTTGAATGGTGTTAACAGTGACAGTGGTCTTATATCTAAAGCAGCTACTTTTGAGGGCATCGATAATTTTAAAGTCGACAATAAAGTACTTTTCTCAATAATAGCAGATCTTCGAGTTATTAAAACAGACTACGAGCTGGATGTATTGGAATATGTTTGTGGGATAACTTCGGCAGCGCATAGACATGTGATGAGATTTGCTAAGGCTGGAACATTCGAATATCAGTGTGAATCAGAATTCTTAAACTACTGCTATAAACATGGAGGATGCAGACATGTTGCATATACTTGTATATGTGCATCGGGGATAAATTCAGCAATTCTGCATTATGGACACGCTGGAGCTCCAAACAACTATCAACTGGAAAATGGAAAATTGTGCCTATTTGATATGGGAGGCGAATATTTTGGCTACGCCGCAGATATTACAGTAACCTTTCCTGTCAATGGTAAATTTTCTCCTCAACAAATAATCATCTATGAATCTGTTTTAAAATCAAATCAAGCTGTGCTCAAAGCTATTAAACCGGGAGTTTTGTGGAGAGATATGCATCTACTAGCCAATAGAGTCTTGTTAGAGGATCTTACGAGAGGGGGACTTCTACAAGGATCGGTAGATGATATGATGGAGGCTGATATTGCAGCTATCTTTGAACCTCACGGTTTAGGACACTTGATTGGTTTGAATGTACATGATGTTGGAGGTTACTTAGAAGGGAACCCAGAGCGATCCACAAGACCTGGGCTAAAAAGTTTAAGAACTTCTaggattttggaaaaaaatatggTCCTTACTGTGGAACCTGGCTGTTATTTCATTAATATGCTATTGGATAATGCCCTAGCCGATTGTTACAAATCCAAATTCTTTGTCAAAGATGTTATTAATACTTATAGAAATTTTGGTGGTGTTCGTATTGAAGATAATGTCATAGTTACAGAAGATGGTATACGAAATTTAACCAAAGTGCCACGGACTGTTCAGGAAGTTGAAGACTGGATAGCTGGAAAAGATGAAGATAACAAGTATACATGA